One window from the genome of Diospyros lotus cultivar Yz01 chromosome 11, ASM1463336v1, whole genome shotgun sequence encodes:
- the LOC127813313 gene encoding uncharacterized protein LOC127813313 — translation MATRSNFYKNPSFTYNKDFSLKSVLQNLQAYNVATGIAPPPGEPNLGGEKVAPRKRPRAKCPSADRSNASTGNDGPMSHQDYIEQRRSEVNSFHNCVELTADILDNSHSSLHLVEYDSDQSNSSECDEKLDHPPHSGSVLGYCEKKPDPHSGNLDDADRVKNRNEQRFAVPGEPVCVVCGKYGEYICDETDDDICSMDCKAELLENLELSKEHLSNQRQHESLHRPSSSLVVEFGGDTWDHNRLRWSKKRSSLCTYECWKCQRPGHLAEDCLVMASNVKYPGLGEPSDEVAVGQKKSISLPKNLLELYRRCHQIGKNLSDAKCNTCCRSSTLATCLGCSTTFCDSAGHLSEHIRGHPSHGQYYSYKLKRLVKCCKSTCKVTDIKDLLVCQFCLDKAFEKFYDMYSATWKGAGLSIIWNSICCEDHFEWHRMNCLNAGVEDSAYVVSKDVHGPYNKPVKLSDFIF, via the exons ATGGCGACGAGATCGAACTTCTACAAGAACCCATCATTCACCTACAACAAAGACTTCAGTCTCAAATCCGTCCTTCAGAACCTCCAAG CTTACAATGTCGCCACCGGGATCGCTCCTCCTCCCGGAGAACCCAACTTGGGCGGCGAAAAAGTTGCTCCTCGAAAACGCCCCCGCGCAAAGTGTCCTTCGGCGGACCGGAGCAACGCTTCCACAGGGAACGATGGACCGATGTCTCACCAGGATTACATTGAACAGAGGAG GAGTGAGGTGAATTCTTTTCACAATTGTGTGGAATTGACTGCAGACATATTG GACAACTCTCATTCGAGCCTACATTTGGTAGAATATGATA GTGATCAAAGTAATTCCTCGGAATGTGACGAGAAGTTGGATCATCCTCCTCATTCTGGTTCTGTTTTGGGTTACTGTGAGAAGAAGCCAGATCCTCATTCTG GTAATCTGGATGATGCTGATAGAGTAAAGAATAGGAATGAGCAGCGTTTTGCTGTTCCTGGAGAACCTGTCTGCGTGGTTTGTGGGAAATATGGAGAATACATTTGCGATGAG ACTGATGATGATATCTGCAGCATGGATTGCAAAGCTGAGCTTTTGGAGAACCTAGAACTTTCCAAG GAACATTTAAGCAACCAAAGACAACATGAATCCTTACATAGACCTAGTTCTTCACTTGTGGTTGAATTTGGAGGGGACACCTGGGATCATAACCGTTTGCGTTGGTCCAAAAAGCGATCAAGCCTTTGTACATATGAATG CTGGAAATGCCAGAGGCCTGGGCATCTGGCTGAAGACTGTTTGGTGATGGCGTCCAACGTTAAATATCCTGGTTTAGGAGAACCGTCTGACGag GTGGCAGTAGGTCAAAAGAAATCCATTTCCTTGCCCAAAAATCTTCTTGAACTGTACAGAAg ATGCCACCAAATTGGCAAAAACTTGTCAGATGCAAAGTGTAATACATGCTGTAGGTCATCAACTTTGGCCACTTGCCTTGGTTGTAGTACCACCTTTTGTGACAG TGCAGGCCATTTGAGCGAGCACATTAGGGGACATCCCTCCCATGGACAATATTACTCCTATAAGCTCAAACGTTTG GTCAAGTGCTGTAAATCAACTTGCAAGGTGACGGATATCAAGGATCTTTTGGTATGTCAGTTTTGCTTGGACAAGGCTTTTGAGAAGTTTTATGACATGTACTCTGCAACATG GAAAGGAGCGGGGCTTTCAATCATCTGGAATTCTATTTGCTGTGAAGATCACTTTGAATG GCACAGGATGAATTGCTTGAACGCTGGTGTTGAGGACTCTGCGTATGTTGTCAGCAAGGATGTCCACGGCCCATATAACAAACCTGTTAAGCTGAGCGACTTCATTTTCTGA
- the LOC127812756 gene encoding uncharacterized protein LOC127812756: MDEFRLEAYENAKLYKEKTKKWHDQHVHRKQFQMGQKVLMFNSCLKLFPGKLRSRWSGPFTVVQVYPYGAVEVTHDTKGTFKVNEQRLKPYLGGDFPKDKVSTALDNPE, encoded by the coding sequence ATGGATGAGTTCCGATTGGAAGCCTATGAGAATGCCAAGTTATATaaggagaagaccaagaaaTGGCATGATCAACATGTACACCGAAAACAGTTTCAGATGGGGCAAAAAGTGTTGATGTTCAACTCGTGTCTCAAGTTGTTTCCAGGCAAATTACGTTCAAGATGGTCAGGCCCGTTCACCGTGGTCCAAGTATACCCCTATGGTGCAGTTGAAGTGACTCATGACACTAAGGGCACATTCAAAGTCAATGAGCAGAGGCTCAAACCCTATCTTGGCGGTGATTTTCCAAAGGATAAGGTTTCTACCGCGTTGGACAACCCTGAATAA